From bacterium, the proteins below share one genomic window:
- a CDS encoding nuclear transport factor 2 family protein, producing MSLRDSRHRMPELPDHPHVQTILRYYEGCNTADAALMRSTFSEAVVHYYVDHAPVRGRDGLANYWAKVGPKTHAHWSCDHAIVSGDEVVIEWMLAITRNRRNLII from the coding sequence GTGAGTCTGCGCGATAGTCGCCACCGCATGCCGGAACTTCCCGATCACCCGCACGTTCAGACGATCCTCCGATACTACGAGGGGTGCAACACCGCGGACGCTGCGCTGATGCGCTCGACATTTTCCGAAGCTGTCGTCCACTACTACGTCGACCATGCACCGGTGCGCGGACGTGACGGGCTCGCAAACTACTGGGCCAAGGTGGGACCCAAAACGCACGCACACTGGAGCTGTGACCACGCGATCGTCTCGGGTGACGAGGTGGTCATCGAGTGGATGTTGGCGATCACGAGAAACCGTAGAAATCTGATCATCTAG